The region ACCAGCGCCATACCGAGGTTTTTATCCAGCGTCGGCGCATATGAACCGGTCGTCACCGTCCCGATTCTCCGGCCGTCGGCCAGCACGGGATACTCCGCCCTGGCCACGCCGCGCTCGGTCAGCGCGAAGCCCGCGATTTTCCGCAACGGGCCGGCCTCGAGCTGCGCGGCCAGCACCGGCCGGCCGTTGAAGTCCCCCTTTTCGGGTCGCACAAAGCGGGTCAGTCCCGCCTCCACCGGCGAAATCTCCGGCGACAGCTCATGGCCGTAAAGCGGCATGCAGGCCTCGAACCGCAGCGTATCCCGGCAGCCCAGACCGGCCGGCGCCAGCCCCAGCGGCGTTCCCGCCTCCATGACCGTCTCCCAAAGATAGGCGGCGTCCTCCGGGCGGCAGTAAAGCTCGAACCCGTCCTCGCCCGTATAGCCGGTGCGCGATATCATCACCCGCCTGCCGGCCACCTCGGCTGCCGGCAAAAACCAGTAATAGCCCAGCTTGCCCACGGGAGCGCCGGTCAGCTTCGCCATGATCGCCTGCGCAGCCGGCCCCTGCAGCGCCAGCTGCGCCGTTTCCGCCGACAGGTTGGCGAGCTTCACGTCGAAGCCCGCGCCGTTATCCCGCAGCCAGTCCCAGTCCTTGGCGATATTGGCGGCGTTGATCACCAGCAGGTAATCCTCGGGTCCGTAGCGGTAGATAAGCAAATCGTCGACCGTGCCGCCGTCGGGGTAGCACATCGGCGAATACTGCACCTGGTTATCACTCATCTTCGCCACATCGTTGGTCACTACCTTCTGCAGGTAAGCCAGCGCATCCGGCCCCTTAACCGTCACCTCCCCCATATGGGATACATCGAACAAACCCGCCTTCTCCCGCACCGCCCGGTGCTCGGCGATAATGCCGCCGTACTGTACAGGCAGCAGCCAGCCTCCGAACTCGACGATTTTGCCGCCATACTTCAGGTGGGTCTCGTATAAGGGCGTCTTCTCGGCCATGCAACTCTCCCCCTCGTTGAATATAGACTCTCTCCGCACCAGGATATTTATTAACGCGCCTGCCCTTACTCCCCGGAATCTTCTGCTCGTACAGAAGAAAAACAGAGACAAAAGAGCATTCGCTCCTTTGTCTCTGTCCCTTTTACCTGAGAGATTCACCCGTTAGGGTTCTCCTTCGGCGGCGCCTGCGCGCACTCTCCAGAGGATGGTCCGGCCATGGTCCTTTTGCCTGAGAGTTTAACAAAGGTTTTACTCCTTCGGCGCCGCATTCGCGGTCTCTCCCACTGCCATCATACCTTTATTCTGCTAATAAATTCCTTCGCTGCCGCCCGCCTTTTTCCTGCGCGGCGGCAATAAAATCTTTATTTCACAAAGTCCGCGCGTAACGGCACGTCAATAGCACTGCGGACGGCGGTCGGCGAATACCGGCATCCGCCGGCGGATTTCCTCCCCGGTCGCGAAATCCATGTCCACGACAAGGACCTCCTCGCCCGTCTCCGATCCCTCGGCCAGCACCTCTCCCCACGGATCGACGGCCAGCGAATGGCCATAGAAAACGTTCGCCTCATCGCGGCCGACCCTGTTAACGGCGATCACGAACATTTGGTTTTCGATCGCCCGCGCAATGTTAAGCGCCCGCCAGTGCGCCCCCCGCGACGCCGGCCACTCGGCGGGGACGAACAGCGTGCGGCAGCCTTCCAGCGCCATGGTCCGCGGCAGCTCGGTAAACCGCAGGTCGTAGCAAATGATCATCCCGGCGGGGCCGAAGCTCAGCTCGAAAACCGCCCGGCTGTCGCCGGGAGAAAGATAGCGGTCCTCCTCCATCAGGCCGATGAGGTGAATTTTGCTGTACTTGGCGATCACCGCGCCGTCGGGGCCGATGGCGTAGCAGGTATTGTAGACCCGCCCGTCCCGCGCTTCGGCGATCGAGCCGCTGATGACCTCCACGCCATGCTCGCGGGCGAACGCCGTCAGCATTGCCATCGTCGGTCCGTCGGCCGGCTCGGCCAATTTGTCTATCTCGGCAAGCTTATAGCCTGTCGTCCACATCTCCGGCAGCACGAACACCGCCGCCCCTCGCGCCAGCCCCTCCGCCAGCATGGCCTCCGCCTTGCGGCGGTTGGCGGCCACGTCGCCGAGCGCGATATCCATCTGCAGCAGCGCGACCTTCATCGCATTCTCCCTCCCCGCCCCGGGCGGCCAATCTTTCCTAAATATAATATGCGCCGCCGGCGGCAAAATCCTGCCGCCGCCGGCGCATATTTAAGTTACCGTTACTTCTTGAGCATCGTCGCCTTGCCGTCGACCACCAGCACGCCCTCCTGGTTGGTCACCGTCGTCCTGAATATCAGCCTGTTTTTGGCCTCGAGCTTCTCGACGCATTCGACCGTGGCCGTCACCGTGTCGCCAATCTTCACCGGGGCGCGAAACAACAGCTCCTGGCCCATGTAAATGGTGTTGGCGCCCGGCAGGGCGGTGCCGAGCACGGCCGAAATCAATCCCGCCGACAGCATTCCGTGGGCGATCCGCTCCTTGAACATCGTCTGTTTGGCAAACTCGATGTCGACATGCACCGGATTGAAGTCGCCGGTCACGCCGGCGAAGGTATAGACGTCGGCCTCGCTCACCGTCTTGGTCATGCTCGCCTTGTCGCCCACCTTAACGTCGGCGAACGGGATATCCTGCACCATAGCGGATGCTCCTTCCTTTCCCTAGCGGAGTATAGCCCCCGAAATAACCATCTTCTGCACCTGGTTGGTGCCCTCGTATATCTGGGCGATCTTGGCGTCGCGCATCAGACGCTCGACCGGATACTCCCGGCTGTAGCCATAACCGCCGAAGACCTGGACCGCGTCGGTGGACACCTCCATGGCGATGTCGGATGCGTACAGCTTGGCCATCGCCGCCTCCTTGGAATACGGCAAGCCGTTCTGCTTGTTGTAAGCCGCCCGGTAAGTCAGCAGCCTGGCGCAGTCGACCTTCACGGCCATGTCGGCCAGCATGAAGGCTACGGCCTGGTTGGCGGAGATCGGTTTGCCGAACTGCACCCGTTCCTTCGAATACTTGACGGCCTGGTCGAGAGCCGCCTGGGCAATGCCCAGCCCCTGCGTGGCGATGCCGATGCGGCCGCCGTCGAGGGTGGTCATGGCGATCTTGAAGCCCTCGCCCTCCTTGCCGAGGAGATTTTCCTTCGGCACCTTCACGTCCTGGAAAATCAGCTCCTGGGTCTGCGAAGAGCGGATGCCCATCTTATGTTCCTTCTTGCCGAAGGTGAAGCCGGGCATGCCCTTTTCGAAAATGAAGGCGCTGATGCCCTTGACGCCCTTCGTTTTGTCGGTCATGGCGAAAACCACATAAGTCTCGGCCTCGCCGCCATTGGTGATGAAAATCTTGCTGCCGTTCACGAGATAGTGGTCGCCATTGTCGACGGCCACCGTCTGCTGGGAGGCGGCATCGGTGCCGGCGTTCGGTTCGGTGAGGGCGAAAGCGCCGACCTTCTTGCCCTCGACCAGCGGCACAAGGTATTTCTGCTTCTGCTCCTCGGTCCCGTAGGCGAAAATCGGCCAGGCGCACAGCGACACTGTCGCCATATACGACACGCCGATGCCGGCGTCGGCCTTGCAGATTTCCTCGGCGGCCAGCACGTAGCTGAGATAGTCGCCGTCGGCGCCGCCGTACTTCTCGGGGAAACAGATGCCGTTGAGGCCGAGCTCGCCGATCGCGTCAAGGAGCGCGCGATCCGGCGTCTCGTTCTCGTCCCGCTCGGCCGCTCCCGGAGCGACCTGCTTCTCGGCGAATTCGCGGACCATCTTCTGCATCATCACTTGATCTTCAGTCAACTCAAAGCGCATTTCTCTTCCTCCACTTCATATACTTCACAATCGCTCTGACCTACTGCGGGGCGGTATCAGCGCCCGCTATCCCGGCGATCTTCTTCGCCAGTTCCTTCTTGCCCTCGATATTGCCCTGGCGGGCGATCATGATCCGCTGCGCCTGAGGCGAACCGGCGCCATGCATCGACTCGGTGCGGTAGCCGACCGCCGCCGTCCCCAGCGTCAGGTTCTCCACCAGCCTGAGCACCCGCAGGCGGTGCTCGGTAGGCACGCCCGCCGTCCCGCCCAGGTACTTCTCGATTTTCGGGCCGATCTCCGGATGGCGGAGATCCTTCTCCGACGGCATGGTCACGAACAGGCCGCCGGCGATGTCCTCGGCCAACCGGGCGATCTCGTACGGGAAGCGGGTCACGTTCTGCTTGCACACGTTGGCCAGCAGCATATCGATCAGATACGTCCCTGAAGCCGTCCGCGACCCGGCGGCCGAGCAGGCGATGCCGCAGGCATACAACGTCTCGTTGAGGTGAACCATCTCGATCAGCTTATCCTTGACATGCGACGCCTTCGCCGCCCCGTTATACTCGGCGGCCAGCGCGGCGGCGCCGATCAGCACGTCGCCCACCCCCACCTTGCAGCCGCCGTAGCTCTGGCGATGATACCCGGCGAACCGCTCCACCAGCGCGCCGCTGTAGCGGTACTCGCCGCACATGAACACGTCTTTCCACGGCACGAACACATCCTCGAAAATCACCAGCGACTCGTGGCCGCCGAACGTGCTGTTGCCGGTATCGATGTCCCCGCCTTCCAGCTTGCGGGTGTCGCACGACTGGCGACCGTAAATATAAGTTATGCCGGCCGCGTCGGCGGGCACGGCGAAACACACCGCGTAATCCGCGTCCGCCTCGCCCATGCTGATCGTCGGCATCACCAGGATCCAGTGGGAATTTAGCGCCCCCGTCTGGTGGCACTTCGCCCCGCGCACCACAATGCCGTCAGCCCGTTTTTCCGCCACGCGGAGGAATAGGTCGGGGTCGGCCTGCTTGTGGGGCGGCAGACTGCGGTCGCCCTTAGGGTCGGTCATCGCCCCGTCGACCGTCAGGTCCCCATCCTGGACCAGGCGGATAAAATCGTTGAACCGCGTGTGATATTCCGTCCCCAGCG is a window of Selenomonadales bacterium 4137-cl DNA encoding:
- a CDS encoding 4-hydroxyphenylacetate 3-hydroxylase family protein, which translates into the protein MALMTAAQYEESLRKMKFNLYLLGEKVANPVDHPVIRPSLNAVKMTYSLAHDPAHAELMTATSHLTGRKINRFTHLHQSADDLMKKVKMQRLLGQKTAACFQRCVGMDAINAVESVTFEMDQALGTEYHTRFNDFIRLVQDGDLTVDGAMTDPKGDRSLPPHKQADPDLFLRVAEKRADGIVVRGAKCHQTGALNSHWILVMPTISMGEADADYAVCFAVPADAAGITYIYGRQSCDTRKLEGGDIDTGNSTFGGHESLVIFEDVFVPWKDVFMCGEYRYSGALVERFAGYHRQSYGGCKVGVGDVLIGAAALAAEYNGAAKASHVKDKLIEMVHLNETLYACGIACSAAGSRTASGTYLIDMLLANVCKQNVTRFPYEIARLAEDIAGGLFVTMPSEKDLRHPEIGPKIEKYLGGTAGVPTEHRLRVLRLVENLTLGTAAVGYRTESMHGAGSPQAQRIMIARQGNIEGKKELAKKIAGIAGADTAPQ
- a CDS encoding acyl-CoA dehydrogenase, which encodes MRFELTEDQVMMQKMVREFAEKQVAPGAAERDENETPDRALLDAIGELGLNGICFPEKYGGADGDYLSYVLAAEEICKADAGIGVSYMATVSLCAWPIFAYGTEEQKQKYLVPLVEGKKVGAFALTEPNAGTDAASQQTVAVDNGDHYLVNGSKIFITNGGEAETYVVFAMTDKTKGVKGISAFIFEKGMPGFTFGKKEHKMGIRSSQTQELIFQDVKVPKENLLGKEGEGFKIAMTTLDGGRIGIATQGLGIAQAALDQAVKYSKERVQFGKPISANQAVAFMLADMAVKVDCARLLTYRAAYNKQNGLPYSKEAAMAKLYASDIAMEVSTDAVQVFGGYGYSREYPVERLMRDAKIAQIYEGTNQVQKMVISGAILR
- the gcvT gene encoding glycine cleavage system aminomethyltransferase GcvT, with translation MAEKTPLYETHLKYGGKIVEFGGWLLPVQYGGIIAEHRAVREKAGLFDVSHMGEVTVKGPDALAYLQKVVTNDVAKMSDNQVQYSPMCYPDGGTVDDLLIYRYGPEDYLLVINAANIAKDWDWLRDNGAGFDVKLANLSAETAQLALQGPAAQAIMAKLTGAPVGKLGYYWFLPAAEVAGRRVMISRTGYTGEDGFELYCRPEDAAYLWETVMEAGTPLGLAPAGLGCRDTLRFEACMPLYGHELSPEISPVEAGLTRFVRPEKGDFNGRPVLAAQLEAGPLRKIAGFALTERGVARAEYPVLADGRRIGTVTTGSYAPTLDKNLGMALVEAAYAKPGTGIAVEIRGKAVAAEIIPRPFYKREGK
- a CDS encoding MaoC family dehydratase gives rise to the protein MVQDIPFADVKVGDKASMTKTVSEADVYTFAGVTGDFNPVHVDIEFAKQTMFKERIAHGMLSAGLISAVLGTALPGANTIYMGQELLFRAPVKIGDTVTATVECVEKLEAKNRLIFRTTVTNQEGVLVVDGKATMLKK
- a CDS encoding carbon-nitrogen family hydrolase; this encodes MKVALLQMDIALGDVAANRRKAEAMLAEGLARGAAVFVLPEMWTTGYKLAEIDKLAEPADGPTMAMLTAFAREHGVEVISGSIAEARDGRVYNTCYAIGPDGAVIAKYSKIHLIGLMEEDRYLSPGDSRAVFELSFGPAGMIICYDLRFTELPRTMALEGCRTLFVPAEWPASRGAHWRALNIARAIENQMFVIAVNRVGRDEANVFYGHSLAVDPWGEVLAEGSETGEEVLVVDMDFATGEEIRRRMPVFADRRPQCY